Within the Maribacter sp. BPC-D8 genome, the region CTCAATATTTCCTCTTTTTATAAGAATACTGTCTTTACTTATTTGGAGAAAATCCAAAGTTGGTCTTTGATAACCCTTCGGTAAACGCATTTGTTCGATTCTTAGAGTATCACAAATTTTCAATACCCAATCTCCTAGTAGATTTTTTGGAGTTTCATGGTTTCGCTCTTTAAGCGTATAATTAAATTTCTGCTTGTCTTGAATCGATAAGTGCACCTTGTTATTTACCAATGAGTCAACCGATAGAGCTGTTATGTTTAGTTTATCGAAAACTAAAAACAAATTGTTCTTAATATTGAAAGTATTCCAATGTCCAACAGAAACTTCTTCGGTTTCGTGTAGGTAATCGATAAATAGTCCGTTTTCCAAGAATTCGGTATTTACTAACGAACGATTGCCTTGCCATTCATATGATTTGTTGCTTGGATTCCAGTTTATTTCCGACTTAAGTTGCTTTTGCTTTTTAAATACCTCTTTTGTGCTATTTTCAGTATCATAGCTAATTATAATACTATCATGCGATATTTCGTGAATATATATCCTGTTAAAGTTTTCATCTTCGGTTACAATTCTGTCCGATGTCCTTTTGAATTTGGTTTTAAAATACTTTGCGTCAGATCCATTTTTAGGATCTCCTGTCGTCCTAAAAAAGATACTGTCTCCAACTATCCGCATAATTTTATTATAATCCGCAATTCCTTGATTTGGGATTGTTTGAATTTGATATGCGCTTACCCAAAGTCCATCCATATCATATTTTGGTTGAGTGCAGCCGTATTCTAGAATTAGCATGCAAATTATCGATATGAATATTATTTTTTTCAAATTAAAACTAATGTTTTAGCTATGAACAGTACGTGAACAAACTAGTTTGCTTTCCGCCACGCACATAGCGAAATCCTTTGGTTTTGCCCGTCCGTATCGAAAAGGCACGTTCGGGTGGTTTTTTTCTTTTTTCGTGTCAAAGCGAAATCCCAAAGATTTCGCGACCTCATAAATATACTCAAACCTTTCGTTTTAGCCTGAAGCCCGTCTTATTAATAGGTTGCGTTGTACAAAGGTTTTTTAGTCTGTTGAGTACCATTTTTTTTCCAACTTATTATAATGATATTCATAGCCATAATAAGATTTAAACCCGATAGAATAATTTTCATTTTCATAGAGTTCATAAATGTACTTTGTCCCAATACTTGTCCTTTCTGGCAAATCAACATTTGCTTCATTTTCAAGCTCAATTAATGATTTAGGATAAGAACCATTTCTCTCTCTATAAGCCTCAACTATTTCAACTAAAACAACTCCATTATGCTATGAATTCTCAATTTGCCATTCTCTAATTGGATTTGAAACCAACCAAATAAAAAGTAACTGAATAATCGATATAATAAAGTAGTATTTAAATTTTGTTGATTGCTTTATGTCAATGAGAATTGATATTACAAGACCTATTAATAATACAATAAATAAAAACATTAAATAAAAAAACAGTCCTAATCCAAATTCCCAAACAAAGGAAAAATTCCAGACATATAACACTAAAAATAGAAAGGATAAAATACCAAAAAGTACTAGAGTAAACTTTTTTGGGTCTGAAATATTTTTCAATTGATTTTATTTTTCAGCTTATGTAGAACGTTTATGTATAAGAATAGTTGCGGGTTTGTATGCGAGGATTTTCCGAAGGAAAATCAGACGTAACAAACAAGGAACTAACTTTGGTTTAGCTAAAACTAGCAATTTTTTTTATATGGTGTTGTGGTGAGTTTACCATAGTTCTTCCATTTGTTCTGGTGTATCTAAAAACAGTATCCACTTTCCATTTTTTCTTATATATGTGTTTTCTGTTAGCTGAATATTGTCTTGGACTGAGGCATCATACATATGTTTTGCAACAGGTTTCATTGTTCTAAAACTTTCCATTAACTTCATATCAGAGAAGAATAGCAAATTTTTTGCGGGTATCGATACAGCAATAGTATCAGATTTTACAATTTGCTGAACTGTATTATCCCAAAATTCATCTACTAACATCATAGAAGGCGGATAGTTTGCATCCATTTCTAGTTTATAGAAAGGTTTTGATTCTGTATTCTGTTGAGAAAAATCTTGCACACTGACACTATTTCTTTCATTGAAGCGATCTGTCAGGTTTCTCATGGCAGTATTATCAACTATTTCTCTATCGAAATTGAATTGGTCAAGATGAGATTGCGAAATCATTTCAAACTTGTCTCCCATATCTAACACATAACATTTCACAATACCTTCTGCTATTGGTTCCATTATGATAGGATTTTTGTTTTGAGACATTTTTATTCTTTCGTCATCGACAGATTTAATTACTGGAAAAATACTTCTTCCAATAGATACATAGCCTTCTCTCTCTTTCTTTATTTCTTCGACAGGTGTTTCAAGTCCTTTTTTAACTTTATGGTTGACTGGCTCTTTTTTAAATAATTTCTTCAGAAAACTCATATCCTATTTTTTTTATGTTAGTTAAATCGCATATATGTAATTCAATACAACACAGTACCTATGAACAGTACGGGAGCAAACTAGCGTTTACTTTCCGCCACGCACAAAGCGAAATCTTTTGGTTTTGTTTTTTCTTTTTTTGTGTCAAAGCGAAATCCTAAAGATTTCGCGACTTCATAAAAATACGCAAACCTTGGCGTTTAAAACCTAAGCCCGTATTGTTTATAGGTTTTGTTGCCAGTAGTTGTTTTTATTCCGTTTCAAATATTTCACGAATCTCAGGATTAATTTCTTTCCAATTTTTTTCATCCTGTTTTGTCCAAATTTCCGTTTTATTAAATACACTACCAGTCGGCCAAATAAGTCCTGCTCCGATTGCTTTTGCGTATAATTTATGGCTTTCGTCAACAGTCAATTTTGAGAAAGCAAAACATTTCCATTTCACTACTTTATAACTCCACCAAAGCCAACCGATGCAGATCGCAATAATAACAGCGACCATCACAATAAAATCCACTTTCTCTGACTTCAGAACATTTTCAGCATACCAATTAGTGATAAATCCACAAAAGACAACGAAAGTAACTAGAGGTCCATAAACCATAATCAGTCCTTTGTTTATCAACTTACTTAAGTTCATTTAGTTAAATTTTCGAATTTAAAAAGATGGTTGAGTAAATGTCACGTCCTAAAATACGGCTACAGATTAATATTAGTTTTAAGCGGCATATTGATGCACGTAATCTGGTGTTTTATAATCTAAAGATAAATGCAATCTTTTAGAGTTGTATAGTTTGATTGCATTTTTGGCTGCTTTTTTAGCATGTACCACGCTGGTAAAGGTTTGGTCAAGATAAAATTCATCTTTTAGAATACCGTTTACCCTTTCGGCTAGGGCGTTTTCATAGCAATGGTTTTCTTCAGTCATACTGATTTTAATTTTCTTTCTTTTTAGTATTTGGGTATAGACATTACTGCAATATTGAATACCTCTGTCGGAGTGATGAATAAGGCTGTCAATGTTCTTAGCATTGTAAATAGCTTTATTTAAAGCTCTGACACAACCTTTTAGTTCAAGACTATCACTCAGGTCGTATCCAACGATTTTACGGGAGTACATGTCCGTAATCAATGCCAGGTAACAGAATCCTTTTATGGTTCTGATATAGGTAATATCGGATGCCCAAACCTGATTAGGTCTATTGATCTTCAAGTCTTTTATAATGTTATTATACTTATAGAATCTGTGATATGAATTGGTAGTTCTACAGGAGTATCTCTTTCTTCTTATGAGCAAATTGTTTTCTCTTAAGATACTGAATAGCTGGTCTCTACCTACTTTAAGGTCGTACTTATAAAACTCATCTTTTAATGATCTCATGAGTTTTCTGGTGCCTTCTCTGGGCAGTGTTCTTCTACTTTGCCGGACAAGTTCGATTATATCCTGTTCTATCTGTTTTTTGATTAAAAACCTTTTTTGGTATTTGTAATAGGCATCTCTTTTCAGATCAAAGGCATTACAGATAGTACCAATTGAATACAGCCTTTCATTACGGTTTATCGGTGCTACTTTCATCAAGGCTTTATGTTTAAGTTTTTTTTAATTCCTCAACATCTCTATAGCCCAGGTTCTCAGCAGCGACCTCGAGATAGCTATCGGTCACCAGTTTGTCCAGGTCCTTTTTAATAAGAAGGTCCTTAAGTTGCTTTAGCTCTTTTTGCAGGGCTTTGATACGGGAAAGTTCATCGTCTGTTTGCACGGTTACACGGGTGTTCATTAGATCTTTACGATCGTACTTTTTTATCCATACGTTTATAGTACTGGATTGTATACCGTAAGTTAATGCAATTTGTCTTTTGGAATGGTTTCCTTTGGTTAGTTCTGCCAATACCTTGAGCTTAAAGCTCTCACTATAGCGTTTTACATATCCATCATTTTTATACATATACTTGAAGTGTTTTGTATACATATTTCAGGACGGGTCAAAATGCACTACAACGTTCAGGCTATGATTAGTGCGGGGCGGAAATCCGACGGATTTCCTGTCTTGCGCTAAGCTAAACCTTTGGGTTTCGCTTTTTCTTTTTTTTGTCCAAAGCTAAATCCCAAAGATTTAGCGACATCATAAATATACACAGAACTTGGCACCTAAGCCCGCATTAAGTATAGGCATTGTTGTAATCAGTAGTGACACGTATGAGTAAGGACGAACGATTGCGATTCTATAGTTTTTCCGTCCGAGTAAAGTCCATCTGCGTAACAGTTGCGTTTGAGTGAAGTCCATTTGCGCAAACTCGCTAATAGTCCATTGGGAATTAGATTCCGTTCGCATTTAGAAATGGTATAGAAATAGCAATTCCCACAACTAACACAATTGCCATTTGATATTTCTTTTTTGCAGAATCTGCTACACCGCAAAATATAACTGTGCTTAGCACCAAATAAATTAATGACATGTATAGATCAATTTTCACTCCAAACATACCCGTAAACATTAAAGAAAGTACAATATTGAAACTCCAATAAGTTGAAAGATGATTATTAAAACTCATGTAAAAAATCACAGAATTAACTATCAAATAAATGATGGAAAAGATAATTACATTCTTAGTTGGCATTTAATTTTGAGCTATTGATTACAACGTTTTGGCTAAGCGTAGTGCGGAGGCAAGGAAACTTTTCGTTTCCGTCTGCCGACGTAGCTAAAGCTTATTGTTTTGCTTTTTCTTTTTTTGTCCAAAGCTAAATCCATAAGATTTAGCGACATTATAAATATACACAGACCTTTCGGTTTTGCCCTAAAGTCCGCATTACGTTTAGGCTGTGTTGTACACCGTTTTTACTCGCACGAATTAAGAGTCAACCATTCCACACAAACCGTTTTTTCCACTTCATCAAATTCAAAATCCGTTATCTTATTTTCGCCTGAACAGTTTAGTAAAATGTAATCATCGGATAAGTTATTCGTGTAATCATATCCCAGTAGATTAGCATAATGTTTGATTGGTAAGCATTGTTTTTTGTCCATAACATCAAGTTCATTAAACTCCTCTATCGAAATGCTTTTGTAAACAGGCAACCTTATTTTCCCCAAGTCAATTTTTGTCGAGTCAGTTACTTTTATATTTTTTATTATAACTTCAAGTTCTTTAAAATCAGAAGGGTCAAATCCTTGATTTAAATTAATTACAAGGTCAAATGTTTTTTCACTTTTAGGTAGTTTCAAATAGAAATTCCCGTCAAAATCAGCGGTTGATTTTTCAGTTCCATTTAGAATATAAATTTTAGCTCCAGGATATTCGGTTCCATCCCGAAACAGTTGTCCAGATATTTGCGCATTGGCAATTCCGCTGAATATTAATACTAAAATTGATATGTAAAATGTCTTTCTCAAAATGGTGTACAACATAGTATATATAACATTAATGTTATATATACCTCCAATATAGAATATATATAACATATGATATATATATCTTTTATAAATTTCTAAGAGTCAAGGGGATTTTGAAGCAATTGAAAAAACAATAGTCTCAGTTAAATTAAAATACAATTCAGAACCTAGAAATAACAATTCAGTCCCTATTTTTTTAAATTCAATGGAAAAGGGGTCAAGTTTGCTTTTCAATAGGGCGTCTATAGAAAGAATTATACTTCTAAAAGGAAATTCCTAAATTTAAAAACCCGAAGTTAGCATATTAAGATTCGCATATAAAGCATATTCAATGAGTACTCTTTTAAAAGTATTTAAGTACAGCACTATAATTTCTGTTGCCATTATTTTGGTTGAACGAGTTATGAGTTGGGGTGAATCTTTTATCTGGGCAGAACAAGTTGAACATATAATTATTGTCATAGGTATATCTACAATATTGACAGTAATTAATATATATTATGAGGCATATATTTCTAAAAAGTATACTTGGGATGAAGCTCCAAAAAAGAGATTAATTTTTGGTTCATTAGGTTCAATTACCATTATAGTCGTTGCCTATTGGCTACTTAGAATGTTGCTTTTTGTTGGCTATTTTAATAGACCACTAGCAGATTTTATTTTAAACGAAGATCGAGGGACCTATTTGGTATTTATAATAGTTGCTGTATTTATCTCATTGTTTATACATGCCTTTCACTTCTACAAAGCATTACAAGACACCAAAGTAAAAGAACAGAAAATTATAGCAGGTTCTGCATCTGCAAAGTTCGATGCTTTAAAAAATCAGCTAGATCCGCATTTTCTATTCAATAGCTTAAACGTATTAACAAGCCTTATAGAAGAGGATCCTATGCAGGCACAAAAGTTTACGACTTCGCTATCAAAAGTATATAGATATGTGTTAGAGCAGAAGAGTAAGAACCTTATTTCTGTAGATGAAGAATTAAAGTTTGCAAGAACCTATGTTCGCCTATTAAAAATGCGTTTCGAAGACAGTATTATATTCGAGATTCCTGATGCTGCACTCAACCCCGAAGCTAAAATAGTACCCCTGTCGCTGCAGTTATTATTAGAGAATGCGGTGAAGCACAATGTGGTAACATCCTCAAAACCATTACATATTAGAATTTATGAAGAAGACGACTATTTATATGTCGTTAACAATCTTCAAGAAAAACAGGTGGTTAAAAAGAGTAGTGGTGTGGGGCTGCAAAATATTCGTCAGCGTTATGCCATTCTCACGAAAAAGGAAATGCAAATCTTTAAAACAAATAAGGAATTTAAAGTGCGCCTACCGATGTTAATGAACGAAATTTCGTTTCGAGAAACCCAAGATTCTCATATAAGTGCCAAGCGCTACGAGAAGGCTAAAGAGCGCGTAGAGCTTATTAAAGGCTTCTATGGTAACTTGACCTCATATTGTATTGTAATACCAGTACTTGCCTTTATAAACTATAGAACTACCAGTTTTGTTTGGGTTATTTTCCCTGCCATTGGTTGGGGAATTGGTTTACTAGCTCATGGCTTAAAGGCCTATGGTTTAAATCCGTTATTTGGTAGTAACTGGGAAGAAAGAAAAATTAAGGAACTCATGGAGAAAGATAATTTCTAAATGAATTTTAAAACATTACACTATGAAGCTAACAAAAGAGATAAAAGCAGCTATAGGCGATAGTGTATTGTGTTGGCTGGCAACATCTTCTGCCGATAACATGCCCAATGTATCACCCAAAGAAATATTCTGTTATTTTGAAGACGATACTATTATAGTAGCAAATATAGCTTCGCCACAAACCGTTAAAAATATAAGAGCGAATAAAAATGTGTGTATCAGTTTTATAGACATTTTAAAGCAGAAAGGATTCCAGTTGAAGGGTGTTGCCGAGATTATAGAGAAATCAGATACAGACTTCTCAAAGATGGAAAAAATGCTTCTACACCTTACTGAAGGCAAGTTTCCGTTTGCTACAATAACCAAGGTTACCATCACTAGTTCAAAGCCTATTATAGCACCTAAATACCTGCTGTATCCTAATACTACAGAACAACAACAGATAGAGAGTGCAAAGAAATTGTATGGATTTTAAAGGTTTTCGTACCTATAAACATCACATTTTACAATTCAGTCATTAAAAATTACAACTGGGTATTTCATTTTTTTTAAACCTGGGTTATCTGCCGAAATTTGAAGTATAGCAATCAAATAACAATAACCTAAAACATATAAAGATGGAATCATACTTCACAAACGACAATAATTATAAGTACGAAAAGGCAAAAGAAAAAGTAGAAGCAATAAAGGGCTTCTACGGTAATTTACTAGCATACTGCATCGTAATTCCGATTTTGGCATATATTAATTACTCGACCACTAGTTTCCCTTGGGTAATATTTCCGGCATTGGGCTGGGGTTTCGGATTGGTAATGAACGGACTCTATGCCTACGGGTATAACCCATTATTCGGTAAGAATTGGGAAGAGAGAAAGATCAAAGAATTCATGCAAGAATCATAACCTAAAAGACTAAAGATCATGGAAAACACAAAATATAATAGAGCAAAAGAAAGAGTTGAAGAAATTAAAACATTTTATGGCAAAGTAGCATCTGCTATTGTAACCATTTTAATTGTAGCCGCAATCAACTATTACTTGAATGAATGGAGGCATGCCTGGTTTCTTTGGGTAGTATTCGGATTAAGCATTAGCTTGTTTTTTAAAGCAAATAAAATCTTTAACTTGAATCCGTTTATGAATCGCGATTGGGAAGAAAGAAAATTACAGGAGTTTTTACAACAAGAAGAAAGTAGAAAAAGATGGAACTAAACGAATTTGAACAATCAGATAAATTGCTGAGAGCCCAAAAAAAGGTAAAAGAATTGAAAGGGTTTTATATTCACTTGCTTGTTTACGTACTTGTGAATCTCTTTCTTATGACTATTACCATAATGGGTATCATGTCTGGCGGAGCTTCATTTTCAGAGGCACTATTTAACTTCGGTACATTTTCTACTCCGTTTTTCTGGGGAATAGGTTTGGCTTTTCATGCAGCTAAAGTATTTGGTTATAGTCCTTTCTTTAGTAAAGATTGGGAGCAACGCCAAATCAGCAAGTATGTAGAGCAAGATAAAAAGGATGCCGAAAAATTTAGATAATATGAACGTTTCAATGGTTGATAAGACTAATGCATTAGCAAATGCAGAAAAGAAGGTTAAAGATTTGAAAGGTTTTTATATTCATTTAACCGTTTACATTTTGGCAAACATTATTATAGTTGCAATGAATGTAATGATAAGAATATGGGAAGGAGAATCTTTATATGAAGCAGTGGTGAATTTTGGCACTTTTATAATTCCTTTTTTCTGGGGAATAGGATTGGTTTTTCATGCAGTCAAAGTCTTTGATTACCATCCGTTTTTAGGAAAGGATTGGGAAGCTCGCCAAATAAGTAAATACATTGAGGAAGATAAACGTGAATTTGAAAAATATAGATAATATGGAAACTAATCTACCAAACGATAATCTTGTAAATGAAGAATTTAGTAGGTTGTCTAAATATGAGAGAGCAAAAACAAAAGTGGCGAGTATAAAACGTTTCTATAACCACGCATTAGTTTTTCTACTTATAAATGTCATTTTGTATTTCTTGAGACATAAGTTTGTTTTTATTTTAGTGAATAAAAATGCATTGGGTAATCCTGAATTTTTAGATTGGATAAACTGGAATGTCTACGGCACCACAATCGTTTGGGGATTCATTCTTGCGATTCATGCACTTATTGTTTTTGGTAATATTTCAGGGTACATGAAGAGATGGGAAGAACGTGAAATTCAGAAACACATAAATTCATATAACGACTAAGCATACTATTTTATAAAAACCATACAACCAAACCATGAAGACTATTATAATTGAAGATGAAAAACCAGCAGCACGTAGGCTGGGTAGAATGTTAGAGAGTTTAGATCTTTCGGTTTCTACTATGCTACATTCTGTAGAAGAGGCTATAGATTGGTTTCAAAACAATGAACACCCAGATTTAATATTCTTGGATATTCAATTGTCTGACGGACTCTCATTCGAAATTTTTGATGTTATAGAGGTACATAGTGCTATTATATTTACTACCGCTTTTGATGAGTACGCGCTTAAAGCCTTTAAATTGAACAGTATCGATTATATATTAAAACCGATAGACGATGAAGATTTAGAGCAAGCGGTTACAAAATATAGAAAGCTATTTAAATCTGCCAATGAGCCAAGTAAAATTGCTTTAGACTTTGAAGACATTAAAAAGCTATTGGTGAATCCGCTTGAGCGGGAATATAAAAAGCGTTTTACCGCTAAGGTCGGTCAACACTTAAAAATCATAAACGCAGAAGATGTAGAATGTTTTTATAGCGAAAACAAAGGCACCTACGCCGCTACAAAAGACGGTCGTAATTATTTACTCGATACTACTTTAGAGCAGTTAGAAGAGGAGCTAAAACCACAAGTGTTTTTTAGGGTAAGTAGAAAGTTCTATGTGAATATAGACCACATAAAAGATATCATTTCTTACACCAATTCGAGATTGCAGATCAAGCTAAAAAACAACCCTGATCACGAGATAATTGTAAGTAGAGAAAAGGTGAAAGACTTTAAGCTTTGGTTAGAGTAGTAAAGTAGTTGTGAGTATTGAGTACTTTGTATTAGGTAAAAAGTCTTAAGAATTTAATTTAACGAATTGATTAATAGGTGTTAAGGTGTAAATATTGAAACTGCTAATTGAAACTAAATGCTGAAATTTAGTACTGAGTAACAAGTCTAAATCTGCCAACTGATACTGTCAATGCCGCAATTGCTACTAACTTAACAATGATATGTTTAGTCTTATTGCTGATTTATGTTGTCGTCATCTTCCTCATCAATTCTATTTTCATCGAACGCAGAGGGCAATAATTTAGGAATCAGCTTAATAAAAATAGGGAGCAGAATTGCACCGCCAGGCAGAATAAATATCGCTAAAGATGGTATGCTTTTAAAAATATCTAATAGTTGATTTTGAACCTTTTTCTTTTCCTCGTTACTTAAATCTCGCATAGTAGATTTAGATAATAGTGCAACTAATTCGGCACTTTGCGATAGTTCTTTAACTAGACGTTTACTATTACGTAGAATCAGTTTTTTTACAATTTTACCCATGCTTTCGTAAAATTGCTGTGCCAAATTCTTTTCCTTTAAATAAGGTATAACATCAACATTCATTTTAAAGAAGTCGGTAACATCGGTAATAGATGATGAAATTATAGATTTTTCAAAACCCAGATCTTCTCCAATTCCGAATATAAATTCAGACTCGGTATAATCTAAAGAATGGTCTTCCCACACGGTAAGGCAAGCCATATCTAGCAAATATCGATTCTCCCAATTTTCCTTATTGTTTAAAAGCCGTTCGCGGTAAGAACCATCAAAACTGTTTTCAGCACAACTAATATAGGTTAATGAAGAAGCCAGTAACTGCGAAAGTCTATTGTCTTGTCTATCAATTTCTTGAGAGCTAAGAGCAGCATAGGTAATATTAATAGCTAAATATTCTATTTCTTCTGCCTTTTGCTTTAATGCGGTGTGCTTATTTAAAAAATGTTTAAAAAGAAGTACATCAATAAATAATAGCGAATTGGTAATAAGGCTATTAAAAGTCTTACTTATAATATTGTCTTCAATATATATTCTGGAAGTCATTAGTTTTTCAAGCTTCGCAGATGTTTTGCTTCCGGTAAACCATTTATCAAAAAATCTTGCACGACTAATATTCAGTATTCCGTAGAACTCAAAAATTTGTTCTATAAAGGTATTATAGTCATCACCACCTTTTATACGGTAGGTGAAGTATAGTGCATGCAGTAAATTAATTTTTGCTTTCTCGTCTTCAGATAAAGTATGTTCTAACTCAATAAACTCTGGTATACTAGAATTCAGCCCATATACGAATCCGCTTTTTTTAAGCGTACTGTATAAAGCTTCAAAATGGGGGAAAGCATTTTGGTGTTTTTGAACAACCGAACCATATTTCTCAATCCAACCAGAGGAAGACGGGTTCATATCTTAAGTATTTAAGATTGCAAAGTTAGCTAATTATTAGTTTACACTTATTTATAAATAGTTACTTCTAGGCTATAGAAACGTTTTTATTAGTAGTTCTCATTTTATAGTTGAAAATAAAATTTAATTTTTTTTAAGAAAAAATGAACCTTTCATTTTTAGTCTCGTAAGTAGGGGTGATTCTAATCTAAAAAAAAAGGATAATGAAAAAATCAAAATTATTTATGGGACTTGGGGCATTAGCCTTAGTAGGGGGTCTTTTAGTGGCAGCAGATCACATTGATGCGCCAAACGCTATGGGAACCTCGGCAGATATTGCCGATTTTTACGCTTTTGAACCAACAGAAGGTTCAGACAATACCGTTTTTGCGGTAGATCTTCAATCTAATGTGTTGCCAGATTTAGCTTATGGTACATTCGATGAAAATGTATTACTAGAAATTAATATCGATACCGATAATGATTTGGTAGAAGATTTAGTAATACAAGCGATACCAAGAGATGGTAAAATGTATTTCTTTGGTCCGGTTGCACCAAGTGAAACAGGCTTAAATGGTGCCATTATGGTAGATGTTCCATTAGGATCGGTAGACATTTCTGCTGAAACTGCTATTGTAGAGACTACGGCAAACGGAGTTTCTTTATTCGCAGGTCCGAGACAAGATGCTTTTTTCTTTGATTTCTTTCAATTCAATGAAGTTATTGGTGGTACGGCTCCTTTAGGTTTTAAGCCAGCAGGTGATCCTAATACAACTGACGACGATGATGATACCGCTGTTAATACTTTCGATGGTGCAAATACAATGTCTATAGTGGTTGAATTGCCTAACAGTCTTTTAGGTACTACAACAGGTCAAAATGCGCTTGGTTTAGAAGTGTACAAAACATGGGTAACTACAAACGCAAAACAATAATAACCTCTTAAAAATATAACGATGAAATATAAAAATATAATATATACGTTTTTGTCTCTTTTGGCAGTAGCAGCATTGGCTTCTTGTAGCGATGATGATGACAATACACCCATAGTAATTACACCAACATGTGATGATGGTATTATGAATGGTGATGAAACAGGAGTTGATTGTGGCGGCACTTGTACACCATGTGAAGAGGCGATGGCGCCAGATTTTACAGGTACGTACGCACAAGTTGATTTTATGGGTAGACCGGGTATTAATACGGTATTAAGCGCAGATGGTACTATTAAAGATGCACACAACGTATCTATACCTTCAGAAATGGCAGCAACTTTTCAAGCAGATTTCGAAGCGAGATTAGAAGCGTATCATGATGTGTATGCAAATATTTTAGGTGCTGATCCAGCTGCTGTAAACTATGAAAGCAACATTTTAGGT harbors:
- a CDS encoding IS3 family transposase — its product is MKVAPINRNERLYSIGTICNAFDLKRDAYYKYQKRFLIKKQIEQDIIELVRQSRRTLPREGTRKLMRSLKDEFYKYDLKVGRDQLFSILRENNLLIRRKRYSCRTTNSYHRFYKYNNIIKDLKINRPNQVWASDITYIRTIKGFCYLALITDMYSRKIVGYDLSDSLELKGCVRALNKAIYNAKNIDSLIHHSDRGIQYCSNVYTQILKRKKIKISMTEENHCYENALAERVNGILKDEFYLDQTFTSVVHAKKAAKNAIKLYNSKRLHLSLDYKTPDYVHQYAA
- a CDS encoding 2TM domain-containing protein; protein product: MELNEFEQSDKLLRAQKKVKELKGFYIHLLVYVLVNLFLMTITIMGIMSGGASFSEALFNFGTFSTPFFWGIGLAFHAAKVFGYSPFFSKDWEQRQISKYVEQDKKDAEKFR
- a CDS encoding 2TM domain-containing protein is translated as MSTLLKVFKYSTIISVAIILVERVMSWGESFIWAEQVEHIIIVIGISTILTVINIYYEAYISKKYTWDEAPKKRLIFGSLGSITIIVVAYWLLRMLLFVGYFNRPLADFILNEDRGTYLVFIIVAVFISLFIHAFHFYKALQDTKVKEQKIIAGSASAKFDALKNQLDPHFLFNSLNVLTSLIEEDPMQAQKFTTSLSKVYRYVLEQKSKNLISVDEELKFARTYVRLLKMRFEDSIIFEIPDAALNPEAKIVPLSLQLLLENAVKHNVVTSSKPLHIRIYEEDDYLYVVNNLQEKQVVKKSSGVGLQNIRQRYAILTKKEMQIFKTNKEFKVRLPMLMNEISFRETQDSHISAKRYEKAKERVELIKGFYGNLTSYCIVIPVLAFINYRTTSFVWVIFPAIGWGIGLLAHGLKAYGLNPLFGSNWEERKIKELMEKDNF
- a CDS encoding transposase, which produces MYTKHFKYMYKNDGYVKRYSESFKLKVLAELTKGNHSKRQIALTYGIQSSTINVWIKKYDRKDLMNTRVTVQTDDELSRIKALQKELKQLKDLLIKKDLDKLVTDSYLEVAAENLGYRDVEELKKT
- a CDS encoding LytR/AlgR family response regulator transcription factor codes for the protein MKTIIIEDEKPAARRLGRMLESLDLSVSTMLHSVEEAIDWFQNNEHPDLIFLDIQLSDGLSFEIFDVIEVHSAIIFTTAFDEYALKAFKLNSIDYILKPIDDEDLEQAVTKYRKLFKSANEPSKIALDFEDIKKLLVNPLEREYKKRFTAKVGQHLKIINAEDVECFYSENKGTYAATKDGRNYLLDTTLEQLEEELKPQVFFRVSRKFYVNIDHIKDIISYTNSRLQIKLKNNPDHEIIVSREKVKDFKLWLE
- a CDS encoding 2TM domain-containing protein codes for the protein MESYFTNDNNYKYEKAKEKVEAIKGFYGNLLAYCIVIPILAYINYSTTSFPWVIFPALGWGFGLVMNGLYAYGYNPLFGKNWEERKIKEFMQES
- a CDS encoding 2TM domain-containing protein, whose protein sequence is MENTKYNRAKERVEEIKTFYGKVASAIVTILIVAAINYYLNEWRHAWFLWVVFGLSISLFFKANKIFNLNPFMNRDWEERKLQEFLQQEESRKRWN
- a CDS encoding pyridoxamine 5'-phosphate oxidase family protein yields the protein MKLTKEIKAAIGDSVLCWLATSSADNMPNVSPKEIFCYFEDDTIIVANIASPQTVKNIRANKNVCISFIDILKQKGFQLKGVAEIIEKSDTDFSKMEKMLLHLTEGKFPFATITKVTITSSKPIIAPKYLLYPNTTEQQQIESAKKLYGF
- a CDS encoding DUF1444 family protein: MSFLKKLFKKEPVNHKVKKGLETPVEEIKKEREGYVSIGRSIFPVIKSVDDERIKMSQNKNPIIMEPIAEGIVKCYVLDMGDKFEMISQSHLDQFNFDREIVDNTAMRNLTDRFNERNSVSVQDFSQQNTESKPFYKLEMDANYPPSMMLVDEFWDNTVQQIVKSDTIAVSIPAKNLLFFSDMKLMESFRTMKPVAKHMYDASVQDNIQLTENTYIRKNGKWILFLDTPEQMEELW
- a CDS encoding 2TM domain-containing protein produces the protein METNLPNDNLVNEEFSRLSKYERAKTKVASIKRFYNHALVFLLINVILYFLRHKFVFILVNKNALGNPEFLDWINWNVYGTTIVWGFILAIHALIVFGNISGYMKRWEEREIQKHINSYND
- a CDS encoding 2TM domain-containing protein, with the translated sequence MPKNLDNMNVSMVDKTNALANAEKKVKDLKGFYIHLTVYILANIIIVAMNVMIRIWEGESLYEAVVNFGTFIIPFFWGIGLVFHAVKVFDYHPFLGKDWEARQISKYIEEDKREFEKYR